From Plasmodium chabaudi chabaudi strain AS genome assembly, chromosome: 12, the proteins below share one genomic window:
- a CDS encoding transformer-2 protein homolog beta, putative (term=annotation;date=20170406;qualifier=removed_product=RNA-binding protein, putative;qualifier=removed_product=transformer-2 protein homolog beta, putative;qualifier=added_gene_name=tra2b;qualifier=added_literature=pmid:21245033;qualifier=added_GO:0000381;qualifier=added_GO:0000398;qualifier=added_GO:0003723;qualifier=added_GO:0005681;curatorName=ucb@sanger.ac.uk;~term=annotation;date=20170422;qualifier=added_GO:0005634;qualifier=added_literature=pmid:28428983;curatorName=ucb@sanger.ac.uk;~;query 228-228;GPI_cleavage_site_score=1.72;~pfam_scan;Pfam:PF00076.18; E()=2.2E-20;score=72.1;query 22-91;description=RRM_1;~iprscan;InterPro:IPR000504 : RNA recognition motif, RNP-1;Pfam:PF00076; score=2.9E-20;query 22-91;description=RNA recognition motif domain;~iprscan;InterPro:IPR000504 : RNA recognition motif, RNP-1;SMART:SM00360; score=3.2E-25;query 21-94;description=RNA recognition motif domain;~iprscan;InterPro:IPR000504 : RNA recognition motif, RNP-1;Prosite:PS50102; score=18.769;query 20-98;description=RNA recognition motif domain;~iprscan;InterPro:IPR035979 : RNA-binding domain superfamily;Superfamily:SSF54928; score=9.27E-30;query 15-127;description=RNA-binding domain superfamily), translating to MSYTDEKRKSEDHDHKNDGSTLYVSNLSSKITTEKLQDIFEKYGTIEKCYVISNPITKESRNFGFVTFNSSADAEDAMNKANKMDIEGRVINVEIAKRNEPHEPTPGEYKGVQNTMKRYPMRHDYHGRRYDPHFDRRKYDSRRPNPYNRDYGKGYGYRNSSFRHYDKYARNSYDHRHYDRRSIDNKYHKKGDYYKRRSKSSDGEKRYSRDDSRRRKRYDRARKSTSVSGSERRRYRNSSMDRSSFQRRK from the exons ATGAGTTATACTGATGAAAAACGAAAATCAGAAGATCATGATCATAAGAATGACg GATCAACATTGTATGTATCAAATTTAAGCTCAAAAATAACAACCGAAAAACTACaagatatatttgaaaaatatggaacTATAGAAAAATGCTACGTTATTAGTAACCCAATTACTAA AGAGTCGAGGAATTTTGGGTTTGTTACATTTAATTCATCTGCCGATGCAGAAGATGCTATGAATAAAGCAaataaaatggatataGAAG gAAGAGTTATTAACGTAGAAATAGCCAAAAGAAATGAGCCACATGAACCAACTCCTGGAGAATACAAAGGAGTGCAAA ATACGATGAAGAGGTATCCAATGCGACATGACTATCACGGAAGGAGATATGATCCACATTTTGACAGGAGAAAATATGATTCAAGAAG ACCTAATCCCTATAATCGAGATTATGGAAAAGGCTACGGTTACAGAAATAGTTCCTTTAGGCATTATGACAAATATGCTAGAAATTCTTATGATCATAGGCATTATGATCGACGATCTATAgataataaatatcataaaaaaggtgattattataaaaggCGTTCAAAAAGTAGTGATGGTGAAAAACGATATTCAAGAGATGATAgtagaagaagaaaaagataTGATAGAGCTAGAAAATCCACAAGTGTATCAGGCAGTGAAAGACGACGTTATCGAAACTCTTCCATGGATAG GAGTTCATTCCAAAGACgaaaataa
- a CDS encoding conserved Plasmodium protein, unknown function (true;~;query 408-408;GPI_cleavage_site_score=2.4940002;~;query 23-405; ~;query 4-22; ~;query 406-428; ~;query 1-3; ~;query 429-429; ~tmhmm; query 1-430), producing MFNFFFFFLTIYLLFATRVVNVKAQSEGIIKTKTVEISYDENSRHLYIDSINKEICNKQKYYINEQCKIDDLMENNAENAIIPCLNGDKCSDILIYIYENNGIHIVNEKDYSKFPFYDNLSNELMKCNKIVYLNKNIKCACCIENRSNGLEESTEDPIIDLEKIKIDNLYNFKECKCVLNYPLKKNEIINPNKCDNFNCAGGFCTLQLNGQPYCSCFENYYFDKKLNSCIKHEQQIQKCDDDSTSKILLHDPTNDPQIFDQAKDTNNHESTDQPEDTLTNNDTNVLMPNNLNKIIQNPNIQDCLEDSLTDETLQCKKGNEDNENNTKENICLRLECFIDSNKPECSCLNKNGNKISNNIFDVSNISVCTLNNINCDYGICNNILNKNELGCICDKNYKYNYSLKTCISSSKMHILNFVIVFLLFLLSFI from the coding sequence atgtttaattttttttttttttttttaacaatatatttactcTTCGCTACCCGAGTTGTCAACGTAAAGGCCCAAAGCGAAGGTATTATAAAAACTAAGACCGTAGAGATTAGTTACGATGAAAATTCAAGACATTTATACATCGACAGCATTAATAAGGAAATTTgcaataaacaaaaatattatataaatgagCAATGTAAAATAGATGATCTCATGGAAAATAATGCTGAAAATGCGATAATACCATGCTTAAACGGAGACAAATGTTCTGatatattgatatatatatatgaaaataatggaaTACATATagttaatgaaaaagattATTCCAAATTCCCtttttatgataatttaaGCAATGAATTAATGAAATGcaataaaatagtatatttaaataaaaatataaaatgtgcATGCTGTATAGAAAATCGAAGCAATGGTCTCGAAGAAAGCACAGAAGACCCAATCATcgatttagaaaaaataaaaattgacaATCTCTATAATTTCAAAGAATGCAAATGCGTATTAAATTAtccattaaaaaaaaatgaaattattaatCCTAATAAATGCGATAACTTTAATTGTGCAGGAGGGTTTTGTACCCTTCAATTAAATGGACAGCCTTATTGCTCTtgttttgaaaattattattttgataaaaaactTAATTCATGCATAAAGCATGAACAACAAATTCAAAAGTGTGATGATGATTCTACatcaaaaattttattacatgATCCAACAAATGATCCCCAAATTTTTGACCAGGCCAAAGATACAAACAATCACGAATCCACTGACCAACCTGAAGATACATTAACAAATAATGATACCAATGTTTTAATgccaaataatttaaataaaataatccaAAATCCAAATATTCAGGATTGCTTAGAAGATAGTTTAACAGATGAAACTTTACAATGTAAAAAAGGAAACGAGGATAATGAGAATAATAcaaaggaaaatatttgCCTTAGATTAGAATGCTTTATTGATTCAAACAAACCTGAATGCTcttgtttaaataaaaatggaaataaaatatcaaacAATATATTCGATGTTTCAAATATATCTGTCTGCACACTTAATAATATCAATTGTGATTATggtatatgtaataatatattaaataaaaatgaacttGGATGTATTTGtgataaaaattacaaatataattattcattAAAAACATGTATTAGTTCCTCtaaaatgcatattttaaattttgtaatcgtatttttattgtttttattatcctTTATATAA
- a CDS encoding conserved protein, unknown function (term=annotation;date=20180518;qualifier=removed_product=conserved Plasmodium protein, unknown function;qualifier=added_product=conserved protein, unknown function;curatorName=ucb@sanger.ac.uk): protein MGNQLSFNIFEKHDNTKKKLYGNKYSEDDNNKRENDFTSQHNLLTNKKNIIENNKIVESHQINSEMNNKEYNRGDESDIEKIKKENFYLFDESLNSNNVKHPCHSQWFLFWVYAAYLNENFLESEKEHVTSFYSNFPEQCIRGKGKNCFAEFSQIHPIRANTRAELMMWLQMCENYCRQKAGLPVKTFNYSKLLKRWRYDDGYI, encoded by the exons ATGGGCAATCAACtgtcttttaatatatttgaaaagcATGATAataccaaaaaaaaattatatggaaataaatattccgAAGATGATAATAACAAAAGAGAAAACGATTTCACATCACAACACAATTTATtgacaaataaaaaaaatatcattgaaaataataagattGTGGAAAgtcatcaaataaatagtgaaatgaataataaagaatataatagGGGAGATGAAAGtgatattgaaaaaataaaaaaagaaaacttttatttatttgacgAAAGCttaaattcaaataatgtTAAGCATCCTTGCCATAGTCAATGGTTTCTGTTTTGGGTATATGCtgcatatttaaatgaaaattttttagaGAGTGAAAAAGAGCATGTTACTTctttttattcaaatttCCCAGAACAGTGTATACGAGGCAAaggaaaaaattgtttcGCTGAATTTTCTCAAATCCATCCAATAAG ggCGAATACCAGGGCTGAATTAATGATGTGGCTGCAGATGTGTGAAAATTATTGTAGACAAAAAGCGGGATTGCCTGTAAAGACGTTCaa tTACAGTAAATTGTTAAAAAGATGGAGATATGATgatggatatatataa
- a CDS encoding conserved Plasmodium protein, unknown function (tmhmm; query 1-489; ~;query 1-11; ~;query 12-29; ~;query 30-488) translates to MPYSKDSMHKPVVIIFIIFLFFTQFLIITCNKNDILRNAHFLKYKKALYLQTKDKRKTTTYPAFIYPYNKLYIKSNEKEHKLNDDLKNIILLFGRIAEPYYPHTIEQFNNFKEPYSKYIYTDNIYNSTKWANVFKDNEKINKKQFYQKICQLKFKWPINEDENITEHDFYNLVIERCLNNINIIRNNIHNLKTLFTQILQKKQMYNETNASIDNKEKDTYIEKEEISHAQDLYNQWEKELFTSSATNEEDTSSSEKNMQMQNDIKMKMMEELHKFNLSDMFKQHNRSYTRLLVNEFFTREYPSKRITDMFLYLIFQKDVEGFSYEEFLMHLNILGKKILLYNCNHDSNIYFDRFFFLMKNEIKKKPNYIKKKAQIPFSDSKTMKTKKDYTINKNSYCDNKNQIKITKNKPNHNIISQTGTKKKIKSHQNINNQSRFLLPQNLDNQIDADHNEKTENNIQTSTHVGKNCLKSKLMFTVNYILNAIKNIF, encoded by the coding sequence atgcCTTATTCAAAAGATTCCATGCATAAACCcgttgttattatttttatcatatttttatttttcacgcaatttcttataattacatgtaataaaaatgatatattgaGGAATGCCCATTTTCTGAAGTATAAAAAAGCATTGTACCTCCAAACAAAAGATAAAAGGAAGACAACAACATACCCTGCTTTTATATACCCATATAATAAACTTTACATAAAAAGCAATGAAAAGGAgcataaattaaatgatgatCTTAAAAACATAATCTTATTATTTGGAAGAATAGCTGAACCATACTATCCTCATACAATAGAGCagtttaataattttaaagagCCATACAgcaagtatatatatacggataatatatataattcaacAAAATGGGCAAATGTTTTTAAGGATAATGAAAagattaataaaaaacagtTTTATCAAAAGATATGTCAacttaaatttaaatggcCAATTAAtgaagatgaaaatatcACAGAACatgatttttataacttaGTAATAGAAAGATgcttaaataatattaacataATACGGAATAATATACACAACTTAAAAACGCTTTTTACAcaaattttacaaaaaaaacaaatgtatAATGAAACTAATGCATCTATAGATAATAAGGAAAAAGACACATATATCGAAAAGGAAGAAATTTCACATGCTCAAGATTTATACAACCAATGGGAAAAGGAATTATTTACAAGTTCTGCAACAAATGAAGAGGATACTTCATCatcagaaaaaaatatgcaaatgcAAAacgatataaaaatgaaaatgatggaagaattacataaatttaatttaagcGACATGTTTAAACAGCATAACAGATCCTATACTAGATTACTAGttaatgaattttttactaGAGAATATCCATCAAAAAGAATAACagatatgtttttatatttaatttttcaaaaagaTGTAGAAGGATTTTCTTATGAAGAATTTCTAAtgcatttaaatatattaggaAAGAAAATACTACTATATAACTGCAATCATgattcaaatatatattttgatcgtttttttttcttaatgaaaaatgaaattaaaaaaaagccaaattatattaaaaaaaaagcacaGATTCCTTTTTCAGATTCGAAAACTATGAAGACAAAAAAGGATTAtactattaataaaaactcATATTGTGATAACAAAAACCAAAtcaaaattacaaaaaataaacctaaccataatattatatcacAAACAggaacgaaaaaaaaaataaaatcacaccaaaatataaataaccaATCACGTTTTTTACTACCACAAAATTTAGACAATCAAATAGATGCTGATCACAATGAAAAAACCGAGAATAACATTCAGACAAGCACACACGTCggaaaaaattgtttaaagAGTAAATTAATGTTTACagttaattatattttaaatgcgatcaaaaacattttttaa
- a CDS encoding Plasmodium exported protein, unknown function (term=annotation;date=20171003;qualifier=added_GO:0043657;qualifier=added_literature=pmid:15591202;curatorName=ucb@sanger.ac.uk;~;query 1-20; ~;query 21-43; ~;query 44-1087; ~;query 1048-1048;GPI_cleavage_site_score=0.5814;~tmhmm; query 1-1088) — MGPKKGIESDRGINKILATKFLVLNLTFIWILAHFTNDIPVALHNGEIAIKNKFDLRRIRILASNFGDVAHDSNNGDTMVMEDYQDTLDSFYKSKPKTKERINERKLDFMKKIYPNAINDNENSENQFLELRSKALAPVEKRNQAILDVHNNLLNFSNYGSKLEEVKRNMDSFRNSCEAELSGIKNILTNYMDNCKSQIEEVGRYIAEKNSSTNNLSEENESKHIHDDLHANNVYSQYFSDEKNSASNYRNSSLAKTENSKSGYDGNYGVFVDENKTVYEYIYKKEGNDDNAHHINERGSSDTKPKSDYATISKKQYQYELKDTAKAGYGNNMNTHKIDKKHEATGSADNHNGYKIDKKYEATGSTDNHNGYKIDKKYESTGSADNHNGYKIDKKYEGTGSIGNHNGYKIDKKYEATGSTDNHNGYKIDKKYEGTGSADNHNGYKIDKKYEGTGSIGNHNGYKIDKKYEATGSTDNHNGYKIDKKYESTGSADNHNGYKIDKKYEATGSTDNHNGYKIDKKYESTGSADNHNGYKIDKKYEATGSTDNHNTHKIDKKHDNQANNNHNDGIKNTGNQNVVDSNNQQYPPKTTYKEKTTIIMNFGSPNDESQDDVTQISEGYYTDAKKPNNDNHEKHETNVTGNSNVNILKKDAAGQSVASNTTSNKPTVEQQVSSQKTPAQQAPKQQTPGQQTPGQQAPKQQTPGQQTPGQQPPKQQTPGQQVLKQQAPGQQVLKQQAPGQQTPKQQTPGQQTPGQQTPGQQTPGQQTPGQQTPGQQAPKQALRKHVPKQQVPTQQAPAQKAPGQQALRKQVPGQQTTDQKPTDQKPTDQKPADQKPTDQKPTDQKPADQKPADQKPTDQKPTDQKPADQKPTDQKPTDQKPTDQKPTDQKPTDQKPTDQKPADQKPTDQKPADQKPTDQKPADQKPADQKPADQKPADQKPADQKPADQKPTGQKDKDQKKNEKKEKDQKKNEKKEKEKQEKERKEREKQEKKEKEKQEKERKEREKQEKKEKEKQEKERKEREKKEKKEREKQEKERKEREKKAKKNAGKQAPRVTVPDRQVAQRAPRVTVPERPVAQRVEHNKSN, encoded by the exons ATGGGGCCCAAAAAGGGAATTGAATCCGACCGTGGGATTAACAAAATCTTGGctacaaaatttttagtGTTAAACTTAACTTTCATATGGATATTAGCACATTTTACTaat GACATCCCTGTTGCATTGCACAATGGTGAAATcgcaataaaaaataaattcgaTTTACGAAGGATAAGAATATTAGCATCAAATTTTGGAGATGTGGCACACGATAGTAATAATGGTGATACTATGGTTATGGAAGATTATCAAGATACCCTTGATTCATTCTATAAGTCAAAACCTAAAACTAAAGAACGAATTAATGAACGCAAATTAGACtttatgaaaaagatatatcCCAATGCTATTAATGACAATGAAAACTCTGAAAATCAATTTTTAGAACTAAGAAGTAAAGCGCTAGCTCCTGTTGAAAAACGTAATCAAGCGATCCTAGatgttcataataatttattgaaTTTTAGTAATTATGGATCAAAACTAGAAGAagtaaaaagaaatatggATTCTTTTAGAAATAGTTGTGAAGCAGAACTTTcaggaataaaaaatatattaacgaATTATATGGATAACTGTAAATCACAAATTGAGGAAGTAGGAAGATATATAGCAGAGAAAAACAGTTCTACTAATAATTTAtctgaagaaaatgaatctAAACATATTCATGATGATTTACACGCTAATAATGTATATTcacaatatttttctgATGAAAAGAATTCGGCATCAAATTATCGTAATTCAAGTTTAGCGAAGACAGAAAACTCAAAATCTGGTTACGATGGAAATTACGGTGTTTTTgtagatgaaaataaaacagtttatgaatatatttacaaaaaagaaGGAAACGATGATAATGCCCATCATATTAACGAAAGAGGTTCAAGTGATACTAAACCAAAATCTGACTATGCCACAATTtctaaaaaacaatatcaATACGAATTAAAGGATACAGCAAAGGCTGGatatggaaataatatgaatactCATAAAATAGACAAAAAGCATGAAGCTACTGGAAGTGCTGATAATCATAATGGTTATAAAATAGACAAAAAATACGAAGCTACTGGAAGTACTGATAATCATAATGGTTATAAAATAGACAAAAAATACGAATCTACTGGAAGTGCTGATAATCATAATGGTTATAAAATAGACAAAAAATACGAAGGTACTGGAAGTATTGGTAATCATAATGGTTATAAAATAGACAAAAAATACGAAGCTACTGGAAGTACTGATAATCATAATGGTTATAAAATAGACAAAAAATACGAAGGTACTGGAAGTGCTGATAATCATAATGGTTATAAAATAGACAAAAAATACGAAGGTACTGGAAGTATTGGTAATCATAATGGTTATAAAATAGACAAAAAATACGAAGCTACTGGAAGTACTGATAATCATAATGGTTATAAAATAGACAAAAAATACGAATCTACTGGAAGTGCTGATAATCATAATGGTTATAAAATAGACAAAAAATACGAAGCTACTGGAAGTACTGATAATCATAATGGTTATAAAATAGACAAAAAATACGAATCTACTGGAAGTGCTGATAATCATAATGGTTATAAAATAGACAAAAAATACGAAGCTACTGGAAGTACTGATAATCATAATACTCATAAAATAGACAAAAAACACGACAACCaagcaaataataatcacaatgatggaataaaaaatacaggAAACCAAAACGTTGTAGATTCTAATAATCAACAGTATCCACCAAAAACAActtataaagaaaaaactactataataatgaattttGGGTCACCTAATGATGAATCGCAAGATGATGTAACTCAAATTTCAGAGGGTTATTACACTGATGCGAAAAAaccaaataatgataatcaTGAAAAACATGAAACTAATGTTACAGGAAATTCAAATGTGAACATTTTAAAGAAAGATGCAGCAGGCCAATCCGTTGCAAGCAATACAACTTCAAATAAACCTACAGTAGAACAACAAGTTTCAAGCCAAAAAACTCCAGCTCAACAAGCTCCAAAACAACAAACTCCAGGACAACAAACTCCAGGACAACAAGCTCCAAAACAACAAACTCCAGGACAACAAACTCCAGGACAACAACCTCCAAAACAACAAACTCCAGGACAACAAGTTCTAAAACAACAAGCTCCAGGACAACAAGTTCTAAAACAACAAGCTCCAGGACAACAAACTCCAAAACAACAAACTCCAGGACAACAAACTCCAGGACAACAAACTCCAGGACAACAAACTCCAGGACAACAAACTCCAGGACAACAAACTCCAGGACAACAAGCTCCAAAACAAGCTCTAAGAAAACATGTTCCAAAACAACAAGTTCCAACTCAACAAGCTCCAGCCCAAAAAGCTCCAGGACAGCAAGCTCTAAGAAAACAAGTTCCTGGTCAACAAACTACAGACCAAAAACCTACAGACCAAAAACCTACAGACCAAAAACCTGCAGACCAAAAACCTACAGACCAAAAACCTACAGACCAAAAACCTGCAGACCAAAAACCTGCAGACCAAAAACCTACAGACCAAAAACCTACAGACCAAAAACCTGCAGACCAAAAACCTACAGACCAAAAACCTACAGACCAAAAACCTACAGACCAAAAACCTACAGACCAAAAACCTACAGACCAAAAACCTACAGACCAAAAACCTGCAGACCAAAAACCTACAGACCAAAAACCTGCTGACCAAAAACCTACAGACCAAAAACCTGCAGACCAAAAACCTGCAGACCAAAAACCTGCAGACCAAAAACCTGCAGACCAAAAACCTGCAGACCAAAAACCTGCAGACCAAAAACCTACTGGCCAAAAAGATAAAGACCAGAAAAAgaacgaaaaaaaagaaaaagaccAGAAAAAgaacgaaaaaaaagaaaaagagaaaCAAGAGAAAGAAAGAAAAGAGAGAGAAaaacaagaaaaaaaagaaaaagagaaaCAAGAGAAAGAAAGAAAAGAGAGAGAAaaacaagaaaaaaaagaaaaagagaaacaagagaaagaaagaaaagagagagaaaaaaaagaaaaaaaagaaagagaaaaacaagagaaagaaagaaaagagagagaaaaaaaagcaaaaaaaaatgcaggGAAACAAGCTCCACGCGTTACTGTTCCAGATAGACAAGTTGCACAACGAGCTCCACGCGTTACTGTTCCGGAGAGACCAGTTGCACAACGAGTTGAACACAATAAATCCAATTAA